A genomic window from Vigna radiata var. radiata cultivar VC1973A chromosome 2, Vradiata_ver6, whole genome shotgun sequence includes:
- the LOC106755634 gene encoding metal tolerance protein 1 — MENGEATSLVEERIMQEIEIPIASERLDVLPMKAESSCCSGCPFSGHENSVVTSKESSKSAKKLCGLIVFYGIVMVVELIGGIKAHSLAVIGDAAHLLSDITGFSISLFAVWASGWEATPHQSFGYNRLEVLGALISVQLIWLISGYLIYEAVGRILLQEASVNGKVMLAIATFGFVLNFIMVAWIGHDHGHHHHHHHHHHHHHGCEDSGHDHSHHHCHTDHDHGNKELSMISDEESVTLVSSNHRNTNVLNLNLQGAYLHVMADMIQSVGVMIAGAIIWAEPKWFIVDLVCTLVFSVLSLSATLPMLRNIYGILMEGTPSEIDISKLENGIRNIKGVQDVHDLHIWAITVGKLVLSCHVVAEPGISSIDLLGVIKHYCEKTYQIQHVTIQIE; from the coding sequence ATGGAAAACGGGGAAGCCACCAGCTTGGTGGAAGAGAGGATAATGCAGGAAATTGAGATACCCATTGCATCTGAAAGACTTGATGTTCTTCCTATGAAGGCAGAGTCATCGTGCTGTTCTGGCTGTCCTTTTTCTGGACATGAAAATAGTGTTGTGACATCAAAAGAGTCTTCGAAGTCGGCAAAGAAACTTTGTGGTCTTATTGTTTTCTATGGAATTGTCATGGTTGTGGAACTTATTGGTGGAATAAAAGCTCACAGCCTAGCTGTCATTGGTGATGCAGCACACTTGCTTTCTGATATTACTGGattctctatctctctctttgCAGTGTGGGCTTCAGGTTGGGAGGCAACACCACATCAATCTTTCGGATACAATCGTCTCGAGGTTTTGGGGGCTCTTATATCTGTTCAGTTAATCTGGTTGATATCTGGTTATTTGATATATGAAGCAGTTGGTAGAATTCTTCTACAAGAGGCCAGTGTGAATGGAAAGGTCATGCTTGCAATTGCAACATTTGGGTTTGTTCTTAACTTTATCATGGTTGCATGGATTGGTCATGATCAcggtcatcatcatcatcatcatcatcatcatcatcatcatcatggtTGTGAAGACTCTGGTCATGATCATAGTCATCATCACTGCCACACAGACCATGATCATGGCAATAAGGAGCTATCTATGATAAGTGATGAGGAGAGTGTTACCCTGGTTTCAAGTAATCACAGAAATACAAATGTCTTGAACCTAAATCTTCAGGGGGCGTATTTGCATGTCATGGCTGATATGATTCAATCTGTTGGAGTGATGATTGCCGGAGCCATAATATGGGCTGAACCTAAGTGGTTTATAGTAGATCTTGTGTGCACTCTTGTATTCTCTGTTTTATCTTTAAGTGCTACCCTTCCCATGCTTAGGAATATTTATGGCATTCTCATGGAAGGGACCCCAAGTGAGATAGATATCAGCAAGCTGGAAAATGGCATTAGAAATATCAAGGGAGTGCAGGATGTTCATGACTTGCACATTTGGGCTATAACTGTTGGAAAACTTGTTCTTTCTTGCCATGTAGTGGCTGAACCTGGCATAAGTTCCATTGATTTACTAGGCGTGATTAAACATTACTGTGAAAAAACATATCAAATACAGCATGTAACCATACAAATTGAGTAA
- the LOC106755875 gene encoding uncharacterized protein LOC106755875 has product MLSFLGLVSSPEMSNVSRRKMTTTRIHIMALDGIVNVNSLFTLALFLGITTTSTTNTLIDADDTDCAAGTSISEGLIAFHVYSFSSFLFSSLIALALKNVINFSKEVDDGDVLGANNNNSWVHSVAKINTVVLRLGTLVSAFGSVFGCGFLVVALVDLVQIKLGTIACGSPHTFAAVAPLLVLVPSALLIYVFLVLYAFTR; this is encoded by the coding sequence ATGCTATCTTTCTTAGGTTTGGTTTCATCACCGGAAATGTCCAACGTGTCTCGCCGGAAGATGACGACCACCAGAATTCACATAATGGCCTTAGACGGCATCGTCAACGTCAACTCTCTCTTCACCTTAGCCCTCTTCCTCGGCATCACCACCACCAGCACCACCAACACCCTCATAGACGCTGACGACACCGACTGCGCCGCCGGAACCTCAATTTCCGAAGGCCTCATTGCGTTCCACGTCTACTCCTTCAGCTCCTTCCTCTTCTCAAGCCTCATCGCCTTGGCTCTCAAAAACGTGATCAACTTCAGCAAGGAAGTCGACGACGGTGACGTTTTGGgagcaaacaacaacaacagctgGGTCCACAGTGTTGCGAAAATTAACACCGTGGTTCTGAGGTTGGGGACTCTGGTTTCGGCTTTTGGGTCGGTTTTCGGATGCGGGTTTCTGGTGGTGGCTCTTGTGGATTTGGTGCAGATCAAGTTGGGAACCATTGCTTGTGGGAGTCCTCATACTTTCGCTGCGGTGGCTCCCTTGCTCGTTCTTGTTCCCTCTGCGCTTCTTATCTATGTTTTCCTCGTCCTCTATGCCTTTACTCGTTAA
- the LOC106756132 gene encoding ras-related protein Rab11C, whose translation MTHRVDHEYDYLFKIVLIGDSGVGKSNILSRFTRNEFCLESKSTIGVEFATRTLQVEGKTVKAQIWDTAGQERYRAITSAYYRGAVGALLVYDITKRQTFDNVQRWLRELRDHADSNIVIMMAGNKSDLNHLRAVSGDDGQNLAEREGLSFLETSALEATNIEKAFQTILTEIYHIVSKKALAAQEAAGGTTLPGQGTTINVGEASGNTKRGCCST comes from the exons ATGACGCATCGAGTGGACCACGAGTATGACTATCTCTTCAAGATCGTTTTGATCGGAGACTCAGGTGTTGGCAAATCCAACATCCTCTCCAGGTTCACTCGAAACGAGTTCTGCTTGGAGTCCAAATCCACTATCGGAGTCGAGTTCGCCACCAGGACTCTTCAG GTAGAGGGGAAGACTGTGAAAGCACAAATCTGGGACACAGCAGGTCAGGAGCGGTACCGTGCCATTACCAGTGCTTATTACAGAGGAGCTGTAGGTGCTCTACTTGTATATGACATAACTAAGAGACAAACCTTTGACAATGTCCAAAGGTGGTTGCGTGAGCTGAGGGACCATGCGGATTCTAATATAGTTATCATGATGGCTGGAAATAAATCTGATTTGAACCATCTAAGAGCGGTTTCGGGGGACGATGGTCAAAACTTGGCAGAGAGGGAAGGTTTGTCGTTTCTTGAGACATCTGCACTGGAGGCAACCAACATTGAGAAGGCATTCCAAACCATTTTGACAGAGATTTATCATATTGTTAGCAAAAAGGCACTCGCAGCTCAGGAAGCAGCTGGTGGTACCACACTTCCTGGTCAAGGAACCACCATCAATGTTGGGGAGGCATCTGGGAATACAAAGAGAGGCTGCTGCTCCACTTAG
- the LOC106778586 gene encoding pentatricopeptide repeat-containing protein At4g01570 gives MRQWKQLGEVLVAASITKTLSHSHSATLNLPRAVALGLTQPLVLKILSNQSIHPSQKLRFFEWTRSHHNPSPAAYSLVLRSLSSGGFFSDIPSVLHSMTQDGVVLDPHSLNLLLHSFILSSNFSLAFQLLDYVQHLHLDATTIYNTLIAALLTKHQLSLALSIFFKLLDAVDSKSIACNQLLVSLRKADMRVEFKQVFTKLREKKGFSFDTSGYNVCIHAFGCWGDLATSFALFKEMKDDGKGLVAPDLCTYNSLITALCRLGKVDDALVVWEELNGSAHQPDRFTYTNLIHGCCRTFRMGDATRVFNHMQSHGFRPDTIVYNSLLDGHFKATKVVEACQLFEKMVQEGVRPSCWTYNILIHGLLRNGRAEAAYTMFCDLKKKGQFVDGITYSIVVLELCKEGQLEEALQLVEEMESRGFTVDLVTITSLLISIHRHGRWDWTDRLMKHIREGNLVLSVLKWKTGMEASMKNPPGKKKDYSPMFPSRGDFSDIMSFMTGAQDTTNINDGQETSFDGIDEWSSSPHMDKLANQMCSTGYSSQLFAPSRGQRVQEKGQDSFDVDMVNTFLSIFLAKGKLSLACKLFEIFSDAGVSPVSYSYNSIMSSFVKKGYFTEAWAVLAEMGEKFCPTDIATYNMILQGLGKMGRADLASAVLDRLLKQGGYLDIVMYNTLINALGKAGRINEVNKLFEQMRSSGINPDVVTYNTLIEVHSKAGLLKDAYKFLKMMLDAGCAPNHVTDTTLDYLGREIDKLRFQRASILSEKNDPS, from the coding sequence ATGCGGCAATGGAAACAGTTGGGAGAGGTGTTGGTGGCGGCCTCTATCACCAAAACGCTATCCCACTCTCACTCTGCAACGCTCAATCTCCCACGCGCCGTCGCTCTCGGACTCACCCAGCCCCTTGTTCTGAAAATCCTTTCCAACCAATCGATTCACCCTTCGCAAAAGCTTCGTTTCTTCGAATGGACCCGCTCCCACCACAACCCTTCCCCGGCCGCGTACTCCCTCGTCCTCCGTTCCCTCTCCAGCGGCGGATTCTTCTCCGACATCCCCTCCGTCCTGCATTCCATGACGCAAGACGGCGTCGTTCTCGATCCCCACTCCCTCAACCTCCTCCTCCACTCCTTCATTCTCTCCTCGAACTTCAGTTTAGCTTTCCAATTATTAGATTACGTGCAGCACCTTCACCTCGATGCCACCACAATCTACAATACCCTCATCGCTGCTTTACTCACAAAACACCAACTCTCTCTCGCGTTATCCATCTTCTTCAAGCTCCTCGACGCCGTCGATTCGAAGTCCATCGCTTGCAACCAATTGTTGGTTTCTCTGAGAAAAGCGGATATGAGGGTGGAGTTTAAGCAAGTGTTTACAAAATTGAGGGAGAAGAAAGGGTTTTCGTTTGATACGTCGGGTTACAATGTGTGTATTCATGCATTTGGTTGTTGGGGTGATTTGGCTACTTCCTTCGCGCTCTTCAAGGAGATGAAGGACGATGGTAAGGGGTTGGTTGCCCCTGATTTGTGCACATACAACAGTCTCATCACTGCGCTTTGCAGACTTGGCAAGGTGGACGATGCGCTTGTTGTGTGGGAGGAGCTCAATGGCTCAGCTCACCAACCTGATCGCTTCACCTACACAAACCTAATTCATGGCTGTTGCAGAACTTTTAGAATGGGTGATGCCACAAGGGTTTTTAACCACATGCAGAGCCATGGGTTCCGTCCGGATACGATTGTTTATAATTCTCTGCTGGATGGACATTTTAAGGCCACCAAGGTTGTTGAAGCCTGCCAGCTGTTTGAGAAAATGGTTCAAGAAGGGGTGAGACCTTCTTGCTGGACTTATAATATTCTCATTCATGGGCTGCTTAGGAATGGCAGGGCGGAAGCTGCTTATACTATGTTTTGTGACCTCAAGAAGAAGGGCCAATTTGTGGATGGGATTACCTACAGCATTGTTGTGTTGGAGCTTTGTAAGGAGGGTCAACTGGAGGAGGCGCTGCAGTTGGTGGAAGAAATGGAAAGCAGAGGTTTTACAGTTGACCTTGTCACCATAACATCCCTGCTGATTAGCATTCATAGGCACGGTCGCTGGGATTGGACGGACCGGCTTATGAAGCATATCAGAGAAGGTAATTTGGTACTTTCCGTTCTTAAGTGGAAAACTGGAATGGAAGCTTCTATGAAGAACCCTCCTGGAAAGAAAAAGGATTACTCACCTATGTTCCCTTCCAGAGGAGATTTTAGTGACATCATGAGCTTCATGACTGGTGCCCAGGATACCACCAACATTAATGATGGGCAGGAAACTTCCTTCGATGGGATTGACGAGTGGTCATCATCACCGCACATGGATAAATTGGCCAATCAAATGTGCTCTACTGGCTATTCTTCCCAGCTTTTTGCTCCCTCTCGCGGTCAAAGAGTCCAAGAAAAAGGACAGGATTCTTTTGATGTTGATATGGTGAATACTTTCTTGTCTATATTTTTGGCAAAGGGAAAGTTGAGCTTGGCTTGCAAATTGTTTGAGATTTTCAGTGATGCAGGTGTGAGTCCAGTGAGTTATTCTTATAATTCTATCATGAGTTCTTTTGTCAAAAAGGGTTATTTCACTGAGGCTTGGGCTGTTCTGGCTGAAATGGGAGAAAAATTTTGTCCTACTGATATAGCTACATACAATATGATACTTCAAGGTTTAGGAAAGATGGGACGAGCTGATCTAGCTAGTGCTGTTCTTGATAGGCTACTGAAGCAGGGAGGTTATCTTGACATAGTTATGTATAACACTCTCATCAATGCTCTGGGGAAGGCAGGCCGAATCAATGAGGTGAATAAGCTCTTTGAGCAAATGAGGAGCAGTGGAATAAATCCGGATGTTGTCACTTACAATACATTGATTGAAGTTCACAGCAAGGCAGGGCTATTGAAGGATGCTTATAAGTTCTTAAAAATGATGCTGGACGCTGGATGCGCCCCTAACCATGTTACAGACACAACTTTAGATTATCTTGGGAGGGAAATTGATAAATTGAGATTCCAAAGGGCATCGATTTTGAGTGAAAAAAATGATCCTTCTTGA
- the LOC106778595 gene encoding tropinone reductase-like has product MGETDSSSKSNRWSLQGMTALVTGGSKGIGYAIVKELAELGATVHTCSRNQTELNESLNEWTTKGYRVTGSVCDITSRVNREELIATVSSQFNGKLNILVSNSFNSIAWS; this is encoded by the exons atgGGTGAGACAGACAGTAGTAGCAAAAGCAACAGGTGGTCTTTGCAAGGAATGACAGCACTGGTCACCGGTGGATCCAAAGGAATCGG ATATGCTATTGTAAAGGAGTTGGCAGAGCTTGGGGCCACTGTACACACTTGTTCTCGGAACCAAACTGAACTCAATGAATCCTTGAACGAATGGACCACAAAAGGATACAGAGTAACCGGTTCGGTCTGTGACATCACCTCTCGTGTTAACAGAGAAGAGCTGATAGCTACTGTCTCCTCTCAGTTCAATGGAAAACTCAATATCCTTGTCAGTAATTCATTCAATTCAATAGCATGgagttaa